In Planctomycetia bacterium, one DNA window encodes the following:
- a CDS encoding NPCBM/NEW2 domain-containing protein — MYAGPDAAASTTTRYRIETIAGESFEAADLEIADKRLQAAAEGGPRAVPLSEIAGIQLNHAPTNRNTPAADAQPSDSVVTLVDGTELSGVVEPPSDQAPGAFAFNPLWRDTLSIPFTAVAGIRFRRTDAADFDQRLARREPGRDVLLLARDGNVLAVPGAVESLAADQCKFRVGRKLQTAPIHSLVGIVFGSQTPRHKPPARITLQDGDRIAGTLVAIRAERVLVASDLIGQIDLPLSIVQRIDLSSARVVSLVDLTPVTSQIRSVLDATWSVGRNTNLRGQPLMIRGQTFPRGLGVHAYTLLAYDLADSYERFSTSIGIDDSAPERASVVFRVKLDGRVAYESPVLRRRDAPLPVNVRLAGARLLELECDPTDDLDFGDHAVWGEPILVKPRTAAERSDD, encoded by the coding sequence GTGTACGCGGGACCCGATGCGGCCGCCTCCACGACCACGCGTTATCGAATCGAAACCATTGCCGGCGAATCGTTCGAAGCCGCCGATCTGGAAATCGCTGACAAGCGGCTTCAGGCTGCGGCCGAGGGCGGGCCTCGCGCCGTACCGTTGTCGGAAATCGCCGGCATCCAGCTGAACCATGCACCGACCAACCGCAACACGCCTGCCGCGGACGCGCAACCTTCCGACTCCGTCGTCACTCTCGTTGATGGAACCGAGCTAAGCGGTGTTGTCGAACCGCCTTCCGACCAGGCGCCCGGTGCATTCGCATTCAACCCGCTCTGGCGCGATACGTTGTCGATTCCTTTCACCGCCGTCGCTGGGATTCGGTTTCGCCGCACAGATGCCGCGGACTTCGATCAACGCCTGGCCCGCCGCGAGCCGGGGCGAGACGTTCTGCTCCTCGCGCGAGACGGGAACGTGCTGGCGGTTCCCGGCGCTGTTGAATCGCTCGCTGCGGATCAGTGCAAATTCCGAGTCGGTCGCAAGCTCCAAACCGCGCCGATCCATTCTCTCGTCGGCATCGTGTTCGGTTCGCAGACCCCGCGACACAAGCCTCCGGCGCGCATCACGCTTCAGGACGGCGATCGCATCGCGGGAACGCTGGTCGCGATTCGTGCCGAGCGCGTTCTTGTCGCCAGTGACCTGATTGGACAGATCGACCTCCCCCTGTCAATCGTGCAACGCATCGACCTCTCCAGCGCGCGCGTCGTGTCACTGGTCGATCTTACGCCCGTCACCTCGCAGATTCGCTCGGTCCTCGATGCAACCTGGTCAGTCGGGCGCAATACGAACCTACGAGGTCAGCCGCTGATGATTCGTGGTCAGACCTTTCCACGCGGGTTAGGCGTCCACGCTTACACCCTCCTCGCGTACGATCTGGCTGACTCCTATGAGCGTTTTTCGACCTCCATCGGCATCGACGATTCGGCTCCCGAACGTGCCAGCGTCGTGTTTCGTGTCAAGCTTGACGGCCGCGTGGCCTACGAATCACCCGTGCTGCGGCGGCGCGATGCACCGCTTCCGGTGAATGTGAGGCTGGCCGGCGCCCGCCTGCTGGAGTTGGAATGCGATCCGACGGACGATCTGGATTTCGGCGATCATGCCGTCTGGGGCGAGCCTATTCTTGTCAAACCGCGAACCGCCGCTGAACGATCGGACGATTGA
- a CDS encoding DUF58 domain-containing protein, with the protein MPDSNKPYLNPDVLARISDLELRARFVVEGVVSGMHASPYQGHSIEFAQHREYVPGDDLRHLDWRVYGKSDRFYIKQYEEETDLRAHLVLDCSASMRYPEHPIESGRMTKFEYAATFAASLAYLLTQQQDAVGLLLFDDAVRDEVQPLSNQAHLQAIIHHLEQARLDRPTDARLSFAQVAGRLRRRSVVVLISDLLADVDDVIAGIERMRQTNHEVIVAHVLDQDERTFPFMDNTLFEGIEAAGTELFVDPQSLRSGYLEALNRHLERIRSACINQRADYLQLSTGEPIDVALRQYLAARSHRVKARA; encoded by the coding sequence ATGCCCGACTCGAATAAACCCTATCTGAATCCCGACGTGCTGGCGCGCATCAGCGACTTGGAGCTGCGCGCGCGATTCGTCGTGGAGGGCGTCGTCAGTGGCATGCACGCCAGCCCGTATCAAGGCCACAGCATCGAGTTTGCGCAGCACCGGGAGTACGTCCCTGGAGACGACCTTCGCCATCTCGACTGGCGCGTCTACGGCAAGAGCGATCGATTCTACATCAAGCAATACGAGGAAGAGACGGATCTCCGAGCGCACCTCGTGCTTGATTGTTCCGCCTCGATGCGCTATCCCGAGCACCCCATCGAGTCCGGCCGAATGACGAAGTTCGAGTATGCGGCGACCTTCGCGGCGTCGCTCGCCTACCTCCTCACGCAGCAACAGGACGCCGTCGGGCTGCTGCTTTTTGACGACGCGGTGCGTGATGAGGTTCAACCGCTATCGAATCAGGCTCATTTGCAGGCGATTATTCACCACCTCGAGCAAGCCCGCCTGGATCGCCCCACCGACGCGCGGCTGTCCTTCGCGCAAGTGGCCGGTCGGCTTCGGCGGCGCAGCGTCGTCGTTCTCATTTCCGATTTACTGGCCGACGTGGACGATGTGATCGCCGGCATCGAGCGCATGCGTCAGACCAATCATGAAGTGATCGTGGCGCATGTCCTCGATCAGGACGAACGCACGTTTCCATTCATGGACAACACCCTGTTTGAAGGGATCGAGGCGGCGGGCACCGAGTTGTTTGTCGATCCGCAGTCCCTGCGCTCGGGCTACCTCGAAGCGCTGAATCGTCACCTGGAGCGCATTCGCTCCGCCTGCATCAATCAACGCGCCGACTACCTGCAGCTCTCCACCGGGGAACCGATTGACGTCGCCTTGCGACAATACCTCGCGGCCCGCTCACACCGCGTGAAGGCGAGGGCATGA
- a CDS encoding trypsin-like peptidase domain-containing protein — MSNREPPLNDRTIDMPAMGFAVTLVLLAGHVAGDGSTPPGDDDFAARRARVQVAQSARIELIRRLTPSVVCIFPKDNRAGGGSGVLIDADGYGLTNYHVVAPLLPSREGEGGLADGNLYPLEVLGLDPVGDVAMFRLKSDSPFHAATLGNSDTLAVGDETLALGNPFLLAEDFTPTVTFGIVSGLHRYQPGAGRALIYSDCIQVDASINPGNSGGPLFDMTGKLIGINGRVSIEERGRINVGVGYAITINQIRRFIPALRAGLTTQHGAAGFTVADGPDGVTVDRIEKDCAAARAGIRVGDRLRQFAGTPIRSANHFLSLLGTYPAGWPVEAVLERGDITIKFRGRLEASPLPRPRGARDGAQRKMPDPFAPIPPDSEANRRAVRRALKLFIEFCGGSDALNRTMKLEWSGRRFNVDLPGNAPIPIERDEEKPPGTADLPPGAAPSDIERMIRWELYGAEPNAPRSPFQVVGSDEVDGRIAVVLELKKHDVHQPRIGLDDETGELLFVEFTHGTQAVRARYEYGEVKRSGTLRLPMRRRIHEDDRLVAEEQYDSAIAVGP; from the coding sequence TTGTCAAACCGCGAACCGCCGCTGAACGATCGGACGATTGACATGCCTGCGATGGGATTCGCCGTCACCCTGGTTCTCCTTGCCGGCCACGTCGCGGGCGACGGCTCAACGCCTCCCGGCGATGATGATTTCGCCGCGCGCCGCGCGCGCGTGCAGGTGGCCCAGTCGGCTCGAATCGAACTGATTCGCCGCCTGACGCCGAGCGTTGTTTGCATTTTTCCAAAGGACAATCGCGCCGGAGGAGGGTCCGGCGTCCTGATCGACGCCGACGGATACGGTCTGACCAACTATCACGTCGTCGCACCACTCCTGCCATCGCGCGAAGGCGAAGGCGGTCTGGCCGACGGCAACCTCTACCCGCTCGAAGTGCTCGGGCTGGACCCGGTCGGCGATGTCGCGATGTTTCGCCTCAAATCAGATTCGCCCTTTCATGCAGCCACGCTGGGAAACTCCGACACCTTGGCCGTGGGGGACGAAACCCTCGCTTTGGGGAATCCCTTCCTGCTCGCCGAGGACTTCACACCGACGGTTACCTTCGGCATTGTTTCGGGCCTGCATCGCTATCAGCCCGGCGCCGGTCGGGCCTTGATCTACTCCGACTGCATTCAGGTCGATGCGTCGATCAATCCCGGAAACTCGGGCGGGCCTTTGTTTGACATGACGGGCAAGCTCATCGGCATCAACGGCCGCGTCAGCATCGAGGAGCGCGGGCGCATCAATGTCGGAGTCGGCTATGCGATCACGATCAACCAGATTCGCCGGTTCATTCCCGCATTACGTGCCGGTCTGACGACCCAGCACGGCGCCGCCGGCTTTACCGTGGCCGATGGGCCGGATGGCGTAACCGTTGACCGAATTGAAAAGGATTGTGCCGCGGCACGCGCCGGCATCCGGGTCGGTGATCGGCTTCGGCAGTTCGCCGGTACGCCGATTCGGTCGGCAAATCACTTTTTGTCGCTTCTGGGAACCTATCCCGCCGGGTGGCCGGTCGAGGCCGTTCTGGAACGCGGCGATATAACGATCAAGTTTCGCGGCCGGCTCGAAGCCTCGCCGCTGCCCCGCCCGCGCGGCGCGCGAGATGGGGCACAGCGCAAGATGCCCGACCCCTTTGCACCGATCCCGCCGGACAGCGAGGCGAATCGTCGCGCCGTCCGCCGCGCGCTGAAATTGTTCATCGAGTTCTGCGGCGGGAGTGACGCGCTGAACCGAACCATGAAGCTGGAATGGTCGGGACGGCGGTTCAACGTCGACCTGCCCGGCAACGCCCCCATTCCAATTGAGCGAGATGAAGAAAAACCGCCGGGCACGGCTGATTTGCCGCCCGGCGCTGCGCCCAGTGACATCGAACGGATGATTCGGTGGGAACTGTACGGGGCCGAGCCGAACGCCCCGCGATCTCCGTTTCAAGTGGTCGGCAGTGATGAAGTTGATGGTCGCATCGCAGTGGTCTTGGAGCTGAAAAAACATGACGTGCACCAGCCGCGTATTGGGCTGGATGACGAAACCGGTGAACTGCTTTTTGTCGAGTTCACACACGGCACCCAGGCGGTGCGAGCGCGCTACGAATACGGCGAAGTCAAGCGCAGCGGCACGCTGCGACTGCCCATGCGGCGGCGCATCCATGAGGATGATCGCCTGGTCGCAGAGGAACAATACGATTCCGCAATAGCGGTGGGGCCTTGA
- a CDS encoding NAD(P)H-hydrate dehydratase — protein MKSKSESLPRLPRRGRDAHKGDFGRVLVIGGSRGMVGAPALVANAALRSGAGLATVACPATIQQAVAGLCPCATSLPLAEDSTGRVDFRAAMRTLRRETCLGAKSAATVAAIGPGLGRGNARSDASLTQLMEFLAASGVPLVVDADALNALPVIALDAARGRGKGGRIPRLGRAVLTPHPGEMARLTGLTTQAVQGDRRGVAVRLQKALSCDGAEVVIVLKGAGTIIAGSGRETINATGNPGMATGGSGDVLTGVIAGLIAQGMNLYDAARLGTHVHGLSGDLAAQELGEASLIATDILMQLPGAFRRIRT, from the coding sequence CTCGCGCGGCATGGTCGGCGCGCCGGCACTGGTGGCGAACGCCGCGTTGCGCAGCGGGGCGGGCCTGGCAACGGTGGCGTGCCCGGCGACGATACAGCAAGCCGTGGCGGGTCTTTGCCCCTGTGCCACCAGTCTGCCGCTGGCGGAGGATTCGACCGGCCGCGTCGATTTTCGGGCGGCCATGCGTACGTTGCGGCGTGAAACCTGCCTCGGTGCGAAATCAGCGGCGACCGTGGCGGCGATCGGCCCGGGATTGGGTCGAGGGAACGCGCGGAGCGACGCGAGTTTGACACAATTGATGGAGTTCCTGGCGGCGTCGGGGGTGCCGCTGGTGGTTGATGCGGATGCGCTCAATGCTTTGCCGGTCATCGCGCTGGATGCGGCGCGTGGCCGTGGAAAAGGCGGTCGGATTCCGCGATTGGGCCGTGCCGTGCTGACGCCGCATCCGGGCGAGATGGCGCGCCTGACCGGTCTGACGACGCAAGCAGTCCAGGGCGATCGGCGTGGCGTGGCGGTGCGATTGCAGAAGGCTCTCTCGTGCGACGGAGCGGAAGTTGTCATCGTGCTGAAGGGCGCGGGCACGATCATCGCCGGAAGCGGTCGCGAGACCATTAACGCGACCGGCAATCCGGGCATGGCCACCGGCGGCAGCGGTGACGTGCTGACGGGTGTCATCGCCGGCTTGATCGCACAGGGCATGAACCTGTATGACGCCGCGCGGCTGGGGACACATGTTCACGGCTTGTCGGGGGATCTTGCTGCACAAGAGCTTGGCGAGGCTTCGCTCATCGCGACGGATATCCTGATGCAGTTGCCGGGGGCTTTTCGAAGAATACGAACCTAA
- a CDS encoding BatA domain-containing protein, which yields MLTWLSGFLMNPALAAGALGVASPILIHFLSRRRFRRVRWAAMEFLLDALKKNRRRVRMEQLILLALRCLAVLLIALMVARPFLSRGSLASLIGAAPRSERIIILDDSFSMAARTGAGQTTFQRAVDSTHRLVELLAAESSSDAVSIWLTSGTTRPLVAVPRLDGEAARRIHDALENAKPSHRTAQFDIAFDAIDQTLRTAATQANASLYVISDFQRVDWASPDPAHTPTPAAAALARLRAPSRNLDVVLIDVSSATPANLALVELRAMQPQVVSGVPARFEAVLANYSSEVVSGLELSLSLADQVIPPVHIGRLAAGEVRREPLEITFPAEGSSILTGQLAGVAAARDPLPLDDRRATAVDVQTAVNVLLVDGEPSGDPFRDEVYLLRTALRPAGRAASGNDLTVVSEADLDGMDLSSFHVVVLANVARLNPAGRNQLELFVRNGGGLLIAAGKQLDLDWYNESLYRGGNGPLPLALGEQIEALAVGGPLFPFEWDATHPALRAFVDPLAGALRQVQFDVFLTLREAEPPPTTATMRSDSAPSEDRARPRVLIRLGDEARSPLLVERPFGRGKCVMLTSSLDQDWNNWASSFSYVPMMLELVQHIARSPGALLQTIVGLPLICPVDPARFSDSAIVRGPDYPVTAEWPLRARTSESGALFEFDQTDKVGAYEILLMTQTGLIRPRRGCVNPDTRESNLAPATRAQLEAGLPEVPFTYVRDMDSMIAGSEALRTEMWWPILLIAVVVLMTEQSLAWWFGTRG from the coding sequence ATGCTGACCTGGCTCTCCGGCTTTCTGATGAATCCGGCCCTGGCGGCCGGCGCGCTCGGCGTCGCCAGCCCGATCCTGATTCACTTTCTCTCCCGCCGGCGCTTTCGGCGTGTGCGCTGGGCGGCCATGGAGTTCCTCCTCGACGCCCTGAAGAAAAACCGCCGCCGGGTCCGCATGGAGCAACTGATTCTGCTGGCGCTGCGCTGCCTGGCGGTGTTGCTCATTGCGCTGATGGTCGCCCGGCCTTTCCTGTCGCGCGGATCGCTGGCCTCGCTGATCGGCGCCGCTCCACGAAGCGAACGCATCATCATCCTGGACGATTCCTTTTCCATGGCCGCACGAACCGGCGCCGGCCAGACCACCTTCCAGCGAGCTGTCGATTCGACCCACCGCCTCGTTGAGCTTCTCGCCGCAGAATCATCAAGCGACGCTGTTTCGATCTGGCTCACCTCCGGCACGACCCGGCCCCTTGTCGCCGTGCCGCGCCTCGACGGCGAAGCCGCCCGGCGAATTCACGACGCGCTTGAGAACGCGAAGCCCTCCCACCGCACAGCCCAGTTTGACATCGCCTTCGACGCGATCGACCAGACCCTTCGCACGGCAGCAACACAGGCCAACGCCTCGCTCTATGTAATCAGCGATTTTCAGCGCGTCGATTGGGCGTCGCCCGATCCGGCTCACACCCCCACGCCCGCCGCAGCCGCTCTGGCCCGGCTGCGCGCACCGTCGCGCAACTTGGATGTCGTGCTGATCGACGTTTCGTCCGCAACGCCGGCCAATCTTGCTTTGGTGGAGCTACGCGCGATGCAGCCCCAGGTCGTTTCCGGCGTACCGGCTCGATTCGAAGCGGTGCTGGCAAATTACTCATCCGAAGTAGTCAGCGGACTGGAATTGAGCCTGTCATTGGCCGACCAGGTCATTCCGCCGGTCCACATCGGTCGACTCGCTGCGGGCGAGGTGCGCCGCGAACCGCTTGAGATCACGTTTCCCGCCGAAGGCTCCTCGATCCTGACCGGCCAGCTCGCCGGCGTTGCCGCTGCGCGCGACCCCCTGCCGTTGGACGACCGCCGCGCGACCGCGGTTGACGTGCAAACGGCGGTCAACGTCCTGCTGGTCGACGGCGAACCCAGCGGTGACCCCTTCCGCGACGAGGTGTACCTCCTGCGGACGGCCCTGCGCCCCGCCGGCCGCGCCGCAAGCGGTAACGACCTCACCGTCGTTTCGGAGGCGGACCTGGATGGAATGGACCTCTCGTCGTTTCACGTCGTCGTGCTTGCCAACGTCGCGCGACTCAATCCCGCCGGCCGGAATCAACTGGAGCTGTTTGTGCGTAACGGCGGCGGGCTCCTCATCGCGGCGGGCAAGCAACTCGACCTGGACTGGTACAACGAATCGCTCTATCGCGGCGGCAATGGACCGCTTCCGCTGGCACTGGGAGAGCAGATCGAGGCGTTGGCGGTGGGTGGGCCTCTGTTTCCATTCGAATGGGATGCAACCCATCCGGCGCTTCGTGCGTTTGTTGATCCGCTCGCGGGCGCGCTGCGACAGGTGCAATTTGACGTTTTTCTCACGCTGCGTGAGGCCGAGCCTCCCCCGACCACCGCCACGATGCGGTCCGACTCCGCGCCGTCGGAGGATCGCGCCAGGCCACGCGTGTTGATTCGGCTTGGCGATGAGGCGCGATCTCCCCTGCTTGTCGAACGCCCATTCGGCCGTGGGAAGTGCGTGATGCTGACATCATCCCTCGATCAGGACTGGAACAACTGGGCTTCGAGCTTCAGTTACGTCCCGATGATGCTGGAACTTGTGCAGCACATCGCCCGCTCGCCCGGCGCGCTGCTTCAAACCATCGTCGGTCTCCCCCTGATCTGCCCGGTCGATCCTGCCCGTTTTTCGGATTCCGCCATCGTCCGCGGACCGGACTATCCGGTCACTGCTGAATGGCCGCTGCGTGCGCGGACCAGTGAAAGCGGCGCGTTGTTTGAGTTCGATCAGACGGACAAGGTCGGGGCGTATGAAATCCTCCTGATGACACAAACCGGACTAATTCGCCCACGGCGAGGCTGCGTCAATCCCGACACGCGAGAATCGAATCTCGCACCGGCGACGCGCGCGCAATTGGAAGCGGGTCTGCCGGAAGTGCCGTTCACCTATGTGCGAGACATGGACTCCATGATCGCCGGTAGCGAGGCGTTGCGCACGGAGATGTGGTGGCCGATCCTGTTGATCGCGGTGGTTGTGCTGATGACCGAACAATCCCTGGCATGGTGGTTTGGAACGCGAGGATAA
- a CDS encoding trypsin-like peptidase domain-containing protein: MLRALLASLSLACALHASHEAAAQQAIPVASSDLSAVVRAALATVEPSIVIIETIGGAQPIRQDARRGPMEESFRLAEGPTTGVILSADGHILSSSFNFARDPSVITVVLHDGRRLVAKLIARDHIRRLALIKVDARDLPVPAWTPREQLHIGQYAIACGKGMTGSTRGAGTRQTFVSVGIVSALNRRNGNAVQTDAKISPANYGGPLIDLDGRVIGILVPMAGSGGALAGAEWYDGGIGFAIYKDRIDAVHERLAAGQNIEPGKIGVMLEPDEADDALSFLDKLLPQSRGVKIARIAKPSPAQRAELKDGDKIIALDGKPTGDLAELQRRLSDRAAGETVVLTIKRRFQRIEVPVELARIEDIGSLDAPPHPTPMPDDESDAPSSQPSAD; this comes from the coding sequence ATGCTGCGAGCGCTCCTCGCCAGCCTCTCGCTCGCGTGCGCACTGCACGCATCGCATGAAGCGGCGGCACAGCAGGCGATTCCCGTCGCCAGCAGCGATCTGTCCGCCGTGGTTCGCGCCGCGCTCGCAACCGTTGAACCGTCGATAGTCATCATCGAGACCATCGGTGGGGCGCAACCGATCCGCCAGGACGCCCGCCGCGGACCCATGGAGGAGTCTTTCCGGCTGGCCGAAGGGCCGACGACCGGCGTCATCCTGTCCGCTGACGGTCACATCCTCTCCAGCAGCTTTAATTTCGCGCGAGATCCATCCGTCATCACCGTCGTCCTGCACGACGGCCGCCGCCTTGTCGCGAAGCTTATCGCGCGGGATCACATTCGCAGGCTGGCACTCATCAAGGTGGACGCTCGCGATCTGCCCGTGCCTGCCTGGACGCCGCGCGAGCAGCTGCACATCGGTCAGTACGCCATCGCCTGTGGCAAAGGCATGACCGGCAGCACGCGTGGCGCCGGCACGCGCCAGACTTTTGTGTCCGTCGGGATTGTCTCCGCGCTGAATCGTCGAAACGGCAACGCCGTTCAGACGGATGCAAAAATCAGTCCCGCCAATTACGGCGGTCCGCTGATTGACCTGGATGGCCGCGTGATCGGCATCCTCGTGCCGATGGCTGGCAGCGGCGGCGCGCTGGCCGGGGCCGAGTGGTACGACGGCGGCATTGGGTTCGCGATCTACAAAGATCGAATCGACGCCGTGCATGAGCGGTTGGCTGCCGGGCAGAACATCGAGCCGGGCAAGATTGGCGTCATGTTGGAACCGGACGAAGCGGACGATGCATTGAGCTTTCTCGATAAACTGCTGCCACAATCCCGCGGAGTGAAGATCGCGCGCATCGCCAAGCCGTCGCCCGCACAGCGCGCCGAACTGAAGGACGGCGACAAAATCATCGCGCTGGATGGAAAACCCACCGGCGATCTTGCGGAATTGCAACGCCGCTTGAGCGACCGCGCCGCGGGCGAGACGGTCGTCCTGACCATCAAACGACGCTTTCAACGAATCGAAGTGCCCGTCGAGCTGGCGCGCATCGAAGACATCGGAAGCCTCGACGCCCCGCCTCACCCGACGCCCATGCCCGATGACGAATCCGACGCGCCCTCCAGTCAGCCATCCGCCGATTAG
- a CDS encoding MoxR family ATPase → MQTQSNDTPDSADLVAAQKLRDSHRRIREELRKIIVGQDDVIEQLLIALFAGGHCIIEGVPGLAKTLMISSLARCLSLSFSRIQFTPDLMPSDITGTEVIAEDRATGSRVFRFLKGPVFANIILADEINRTPPKTQAAMLESMQERQVTVGGVRHALDEPFFVLATQNPIEQEGTYPLPEAQQDRFMFKVFIGYPTYDEECEIAQRTTTETTPEVASLLSGAEIVELQRIVRRVPIAPPIVRHAVDLVRKSRPADPTAPEFIRKNVAWGAGPRAVQYLILAAKARAVLRGHYHVSTEDLRALAAPVLRHRVIPNFAAQALGYTPDRLVAELLEATPPHQGGSADETRSAKVFS, encoded by the coding sequence ATGCAAACTCAATCGAATGATACGCCCGATTCTGCCGATCTCGTCGCCGCCCAGAAGCTCCGCGATTCCCATCGCCGCATTCGAGAGGAACTTCGCAAGATCATCGTCGGCCAGGACGACGTCATCGAGCAGTTGCTCATTGCCCTCTTCGCCGGCGGGCACTGCATCATCGAGGGCGTGCCCGGTCTCGCCAAGACGCTCATGATCTCGAGCCTGGCGCGGTGCCTCTCGCTTAGTTTCAGCCGCATTCAATTCACACCCGACCTGATGCCCAGCGACATCACCGGCACCGAGGTCATTGCCGAAGATCGTGCGACCGGCAGCCGCGTCTTTCGCTTCCTCAAAGGACCGGTGTTCGCGAACATCATCCTCGCAGACGAAATCAATCGCACGCCGCCCAAAACCCAGGCCGCCATGCTCGAGTCGATGCAGGAGCGACAGGTCACCGTCGGCGGCGTTCGCCATGCGCTGGACGAGCCGTTCTTTGTACTCGCAACCCAAAACCCCATCGAACAGGAAGGCACCTATCCTCTTCCCGAAGCGCAGCAGGATCGCTTCATGTTCAAAGTCTTCATCGGGTATCCCACGTATGATGAGGAGTGCGAAATCGCTCAACGAACAACGACCGAAACCACCCCCGAAGTCGCTTCCCTCTTGAGCGGCGCGGAGATTGTCGAGTTGCAGCGCATCGTGCGCCGCGTGCCGATTGCTCCTCCCATCGTGCGCCATGCCGTGGATCTGGTCCGCAAAAGTCGTCCGGCCGACCCGACGGCACCGGAGTTCATTCGCAAGAATGTCGCGTGGGGCGCGGGACCGCGCGCGGTGCAGTACCTGATCCTCGCCGCCAAGGCCCGCGCCGTCTTGCGCGGGCATTACCACGTATCGACCGAGGACCTGCGCGCGCTGGCGGCGCCGGTGCTCCGGCATCGTGTGATTCCGAACTTCGCCGCGCAGGCGCTGGGCTACACCCCCGACCGACTCGTGGCGGAATTACTGGAAGCCACGCCGCCGCACCAGGGCGGATCGGCGGATGAAACACGCTCCGCGAAAGTATTCTCGTGA
- a CDS encoding trypsin-like peptidase domain-containing protein has protein sequence MIRLFTEHRTDRLALTLFAFFVACTASLGDTLPTESQSSAVPARSLTAHEIFDRAAPAVVKLYGASVGRQQGYGSGVLVSPDGLILTNLSVMLAGRSIRAVLHDGTAQEAELVRQDDARKLALLRIKASGLPHLPPHPSDALQSGDAVYALGNWFKIAEGDESVSLTRGVFSFKATIDARRLAQEYDYPGPVLVYDAITANPGAAGGPLMDAAGRLVGLVGLIVESAATNTRVNHAIPGEDLIAFLEQVPARGAATTDAVPAQDSASTAPTARASTSASEPYIGLTLSKLGYRQTWAFVGRVRRDSPADRAGIRPDDLIIAVDGRRVADAADYQKQIATLIPGQSVPFTLKRGTEIVTVEVTVTAKPTGGQP, from the coding sequence ATGATTCGCTTGTTCACAGAACATCGAACCGATCGCCTGGCGCTGACCCTGTTCGCGTTCTTTGTCGCTTGCACGGCTTCGCTGGGCGACACCCTGCCGACCGAATCGCAGTCGTCGGCTGTCCCCGCTCGCTCGCTGACCGCCCACGAAATCTTCGACCGCGCAGCTCCAGCGGTGGTGAAACTCTACGGCGCAAGCGTCGGACGCCAGCAGGGTTACGGCTCCGGCGTCCTCGTCTCGCCGGATGGATTGATTCTCACAAACCTGTCCGTCATGCTCGCGGGCCGCTCGATTCGTGCGGTCTTGCACGACGGAACGGCACAGGAAGCCGAACTGGTCCGGCAGGATGACGCCCGGAAGCTCGCCCTGCTTCGGATCAAGGCTTCGGGACTGCCTCATCTGCCGCCGCATCCAAGCGACGCTTTGCAATCCGGCGACGCGGTCTATGCGCTGGGCAACTGGTTCAAGATCGCCGAGGGCGATGAAAGCGTCTCCCTGACGCGCGGCGTTTTCAGCTTCAAGGCGACCATTGACGCGCGACGCCTCGCACAGGAATACGACTACCCCGGACCTGTGCTCGTCTATGACGCCATCACCGCGAACCCCGGCGCGGCGGGCGGCCCCCTCATGGATGCGGCCGGACGGCTCGTGGGGCTGGTCGGCTTGATCGTCGAATCCGCCGCGACGAATACACGCGTCAATCATGCGATTCCCGGCGAAGACTTGATCGCCTTCCTCGAGCAAGTCCCGGCTCGCGGCGCGGCCACAACCGATGCGGTCCCTGCACAGGATTCCGCCTCAACCGCTCCGACCGCCCGCGCATCAACCTCGGCCAGCGAGCCTTACATCGGTCTCACGCTCTCCAAGCTCGGATACCGTCAAACGTGGGCGTTTGTCGGACGAGTACGGCGAGACTCCCCCGCCGACCGGGCCGGCATTCGACCCGATGACCTCATCATCGCGGTGGATGGCCGTCGCGTCGCCGATGCCGCAGATTATCAAAAGCAGATTGCAACTCTGATCCCCGGTCAGAGCGTCCCCTTCACACTCAAACGCGGCACGGAGATCGTCACCGTCGAAGTCACCGTCACCGCCAAACCCACAGGAGGCCAACCGTGA